The sequence CATACGAACGGGGAGGGCTTAAAGTaccaaatataaaactatattattggGCAGCTCAGTTATGTTCTGCTATGTATTACTTCATAGAAACTGACCCTCTTATATGGATAGATATAGAAAAATGGAATAACAATTCCATTACAGATGTATCTTTATCCTTCTTcagttaaaatacaaataataataataataataataattctacacATAATCCTTTCCTTAGAAATTCCATTTGTGTATGGTATGAAGCTCATGTTATTTTAGGGGAAACAATTAAACTGTTGGGTCTGTCACCAGTTTGGGGTAATACAATGTTTTTGCCTGGGAGAAGTGaagcttgttgtttttttaagccaCAGATTCTGACTCAAATTAGGTTAACTAGACTTAACTAATCAGctgatgtgtgtattttttttttccatgttaaaataatttaataaaggaCCAGTCAAATAATATTCAGTACTTACACAGCACGTTTATTTTCTGTGGACCAGAACTGTTTTTTCCCTCTGTGTTAATGGCTGTACAGGAAATGGCCTCAGTATGTCGAGACACTTTCTCCAGTCTGTAAGTGGGGTTCTCTGCTAACATCGTCCCATTTGAGCTGAACCACTGGTAGCTGTTTGCAGGAGGATTGCTGTTACTGGAGCAGGTCAGTTCCACAGAGTCATTCTCTTTCACTGAGTATTTAGTGACCACGTTTACATTATATGGAGGATCTGAATAAGACAAAATTTTGATAAAATGCTGTTTATGATGTaacgatgatgggatgtgcatgagCAGAGCAGCTGTACTGagttaaattagttaaattaaagGCTATTGTGTTGGACagtggagtcaaaaaggttgtaAATCACACTCCTAAAATCATTAACAGCTAACAAGTAAAGATTTGAATTAGCatctaatcatttatttatttttaactcacaTAGCAGACTTACATTTAACTTTGAGTGTTTTGTAGCCTGTCACTGTCTTCCCTTTAAACTCTGCAGTGCAGCTGAGACGTTTGTTGTGGTCTTCTCTAGAAGGAGTGAAGGTCAGGTTGTAAGATGTAAGCTTCCATTGACCATGATTCTGTGGCTGTGATGGACTCGATTGTTTGCCATGGTGGCTCCAGGTGACTTTAGGCAGGTCTGATGGACAGGAATGAGACACGGCACAGGTAGCAGTCACCGGCTTCcctgatgtcacttcctcttcCACAGAGACGTTAGGATTCTCCGGTGTTTCTGGTGAAGACAAACAAATTGTtgacacaatatatatttttccatcatTCATAATGCTTGCACATTCATTcgaatatatatttagatattacaCAACAAATGAAATTGAGGGTTAACATCTGGATAATATTAACCCTCattgtgttctggtcattttaATCCAGAGAACATTTTCTTTGTTCCAGGAAAACCCTAGTTTAGGATTAAAACCTACTCACTTTGCTCACACAGGTTATAACAACTTTCAGGTTATAACAAAATGATTGGATTCAATCAGTTTACCATTTTGCTTTCTTTAAAATTATCTTTTGGATTTCTTTTTATAACTGACTGATTGTAGTTCATACTGATCTGTGCATACAGGTTTTGAGTGaaataaaactgtataatttttactaggggtgcacaataaatatcggccgataattaagcTGCCATCAGTGATTCCAAGCAGAATTGCCAAATTGCGCTATGCTgctttggagagacacagaggagaggaactgttgaataaagttgttatttttgtttcataacgtcacggttgaatcactgatggcagatggagtattctgacgatgcttttcatactttcctggaccgtgacactgttatttacttggcagaatatgggacagtctcaagcctaccggttttcatccaaaatatcttaaattgtgttccgaagacgaacaaagcttttattggtttggaatgacatgggggtaagtgaataatgacaaaattttatggGAAGTGAAACTTAAATATGTCATATGTGGCTGGATTTATTCAcgcacattaatatttattaaacgtttttttctttttagattcaaATTTACAGCATTATcataataggctgtatattaacttattgggagataactggtagttctatgtgaaatcagacattgagcacccccatatagccaaaatgacaTGATCATAACACCTCTGCAAATATTCGACTGTGAAATTGGGAGTTGAATCAGGCTCCTCTTATCAAAGCATCAAATCTTCGACTATTTGGGGTCACCCCTAGATAACAGTAAACAGAAAGGAATGATCCAACCACATGTCAGCGCACACGATTAAGCGTTCACATGACACACTCATATCGCTTGgcaccattcacacagaatgtgcttttgtgctgaCAAAGTTCCAATATGGGCAATGCAATAggaaaaaacatgcaagaagatggGAGTGAACTTCTTTTAAAGGGGCAGTTTCACATTTCGCTGCGTTTcaaagtttggtgaactctggcCTGCGAATTCACATCATGTGACACCGTGTGGCCAATGGCAGACCGATACGTCACAGCATAACCTCCTATCtgaattaaaagaatataaatttaaaactgcAGTGCTACAGGAAAGTGGAGAAGATTGTATGTTTTCGCATTTTAAGATGTATTATAACTTGTTACGTGTTAAAATTAGGTTTTTAAAAAGACGCTGCACAGCGTGACGTCATATCACAACTGTAGCAGCAAAAGTCTAGTGTGACTGCAACTTAACTTGAGCACCgcatttttaaaatggcatttcatgCAAGAGACGCTATAAGAGACGTGAGCGCAACAGTCAAACATAGAAAAAAACTAAGGAAAAGCAGCGTAAGCAAATAAAAAACCTGTAACTACTACTGTAtatctgatatttcatgtttgcatcatggtgacaaGATTAAagctgctgttcattgtttttacagaacatttatagttaataatagtgTGGGACTCATTTGACGGATAAACATGCTTTTGGTCTGCCCAATATTTAATGTCATAAGACAAAGGTTATTATCAGGACAAACTCTTAAGGACTTGTTTTAAAAGATgtacccagaaaaaaaaaaataaaaaattaaaatttctttcaaaagtaaATTTAACGAATCTTTTGTAGAATTGTATGTACAAAACTTTGTTTGATAATTGCTTcattaaatttttgcattttgtactactgaatttttttttctaatttataaaCTTTGTTTGCTATGAAATAGCCTGTGAAgctgatgtgaaaagaaaaagtcataaaagttatttgcagtggaaaaaggttctttaggttattaaaatgttctttatgttaagaaactgaaaggttttttggggaacCTAAAATGGtacttctatggcatcactgtaaaaaaccctttttgaacctttatttttaagagtgaaggttaacatttaaacctttttattgaataaatttcTCTTACCTTTCCCAATTATAGATACTTTCTCACCATATGAGtacttaaaatatttcatctcagTCCGGAACATGAATGACCCAGCATCACTGCTGCTCAAAGAGTTGATTTTCAAAGAACAGTCGTTTTGGCGCAAATCACCAATGAGACTAGTGCGACCTTTGAATGAGCCAGCGATTTTTGAAGTGTCCTTATTGTATACCACTGCTGAATATTCTTTGTACCAAATCCCTGTAAATTCTGTGTACgttttttcattttcagggtAGCTGAACGTACAGGGTATCAGCACGCATGATCCAGACAAACCCACCACTGATTCTGGCATTTTAGCGCTCCATTCCCCAGCATTAGCAGGTGATGCTGAAAGaagaatgaataattttttttttcatgacaatttagttaccaatgaaaatattttatctaatgtTACTAATGTCTAATGTTTCAATAATGAAACCGTTTTTGTAAAGCAATCATTGTATGTGTCCACATTTTTTCCAAGACACTCAACTTAGTTCAGCTAATAGTTTCTTCCCCATAGATGACTGGAAGTACACTGTAATTCCTTTGTGTGAGGAATGactaattttagtttatttttaacactgcatGGCCTAAGTCTGAGAAAATTAACTTACAATTAAAgaattttattgtataaaattcaCTAAAACAGGACTAAgctttgattatttaaatctgtcATACGAAGATAACCATTTCCTCTTGTTTCTTTTTACTAACCTTTGAGCCAGAGGAAGAATAAACAGCTCCAGAAAACCATCTCTGCATCAAAGTTCAGCACCTGGGAATAAATGTTGCCATCATTTACGGCACTTCAGTTGCTACTGTAATTACTAATAAACACTGAGTATTGTTTTAGAATCCCATTGCTTTCATTTTTGAACATGATTCAATTTCTCACTGGTTATAGGTCACAGTACAACAAATGAAATATATCAGTAATTTATTAAGGGATTTAAATAGTCACTGTgttgatataatttaatataatgtcaCTTACTGTTGTGTCCTCAAAAAAATGTCTCAGTTCATCAGAAGTAGAATTGAACTGTGAATATTTGAGAGCTTCCTTCCTCTTATGTCTTGCTGAACTTGATGCTTGTGATCATTTGTTCACTTTCTGTTTCAAAGGCTTCTGAAAGACTGGCTGTACACAATCagcttataaattatatatgaatataataaatcaataataataatgatatatatatatatatatatatttattttcaggaaCTCTTttggtatatgtttttttttcttttctctgtgttttctctTTAGAGTGACCAAATGATTCAATTCACAAAGTCTCAGCCTTATTAATCACATTAAACATCATAATcaaaaagaaaggggaaaaaatacataaacccAATGTAACTGTAATACTGTGGTTTTACTCAGACCTCAATATTACCCAGCTGGGATTTGCAGTACACAGTTGGCGCGCTAGTTGGAGCTttttcgattaaaaaaaaaaaaaaaaaaactgtactcacGAATCCAGGAGAAACGAGTTATCACGCATGTGACACGAACTCCAAACTACACACACCACCGTGATACTTTACaccaaattaacaaaataaacaagggTATCTTCTTCC is a genomic window of Cyprinus carpio isolate SPL01 chromosome B15, ASM1834038v1, whole genome shotgun sequence containing:
- the LOC109098774 gene encoding myelin-associated glycoprotein-like isoform X1, coding for MVFWSCLFFLWLKASPANAGEWSAKMPESVVGLSGSCVLIPCTFSYPENEKTYTEFTGIWYKEYSAVVYNKDTSKIAGSFKGRTSLIGDLRQNDCSLKINSLSSSDAGSFMFRTEMKYFKYSYGEKVSIIGKETPENPNVSVEEEVTSGKPVTATCAVSHSCPSDLPKVTWSHHGKQSSPSQPQNHGQWKLTSYNLTFTPSREDHNKRLSCTAEFKGKTVTGYKTLKVKYPPYNVNVVTKYSVKENDSVELTCSSNSNPPANSYQWFSSNGTMLAENPTYRLEKVSRHTEAISCTAINTEGKNSSGPQKINVLYPPYNVNVVTKYSLKENDSVELTCSSNSNPPANSYQWISSDGTMLAESPTYRLERVSRHTEAISCTAINTEGKNSSGPQKLNILYPPEIKSESSFQSKILTVCVCIVDSNPPSEVKWFGPDSSKAFSSTSSKQNEFTLQGWLGFPETVQCFANNSLGSSNITLETPQNGLIYIVVASAFAVVLVCSVVCVVRRRCGNRAAQQPVMMNEQTQMKTTQNNKEEEGSDGDIYTNCPDSHAYDNSRVSVTLSLFKEVLILGVSVLCVIYHTNVLNGNFAHHIAINIAH
- the LOC109098774 gene encoding myelin-associated glycoprotein-like isoform X2, whose product is MVFWSCLFFLWLKASPANAGEWSAKMPESVVGLSGSCVLIPCTFSYPENEKTYTEFTGIWYKEYSAVVYNKDTSKIAGSFKGRTSLIGDLRQNDCSLKINSLSSSDAGSFMFRTEMKYFKYSYGEKVSIIGKETPENPNVSVEEEVTSGKPVTATCAVSHSCPSDLPKVTWSHHGKQSSPSQPQNHGQWKLTSYNLTFTPSREDHNKRLSCTAEFKGKTVTGYKTLKVKYPPYNVNVVTKYSVKENDSVELTCSSNSNPPANSYQWFSSNGTMLAENPTYRLEKVSRHTEAISCTAINTEGKNSSGPQKINVLYPPYNVNVVTKYSLKENDSVELTCSSNSNPPANSYQWISSDGTMLAESPTYRLERVSRHTEAISCTAINTEGKNSSGPQKLNILYPPEIKSESSFQSKILTVCVCIVDSNPPSEVKWFGPDSSKAFSSTSSKQNEFTLQGWLGFPETVQCFANNSLGSSNITLETPQNGLIYIVVASAFAVVLVCSVVCVVRRRCGNRAAQQPVMMNEQTQMKTTQNNKEEEGSDGDIYTNCPDSHAYDNSRCGERPLSSDRALEDEAVYANM